A genomic stretch from Ficedula albicollis isolate OC2 chromosome 4A, FicAlb1.5, whole genome shotgun sequence includes:
- the LOC101808727 gene encoding uncharacterized protein LOC101808727, with product MEVLEGRQRTASVSIPNGFANRIFQGSMEGGSTDALEACGAEHCASGDANPGEQEETHRYKKTTKGSRIWNFVRRRKGLSTNKDRPQSMILLGVASEVSELKKPSFMDRVRSSKKGRSSRTPKNVDLRAPRGQDVCDPEEELHCSGQRAVYRVKKLGDGRRPSRHSYAGYIEDLDSSFEDIELNISIPELDATESKCLRDISGRLHGEDNDGPARKSESLNFEHVKSPAITEGDNQKRCAVLPQESRRGRSSDVWSYLKGISLASKDNSKLPDQRAETNFQSVENTTDHSASYLDFDTRCEENLSQRKKPNGAAKATHFGGVVRFLSSVAEAARRLRGSSRAFSPDEKRPQRSFRGRRQDVASPKEGLVIENESAKAFCTVGACLQSPDSGTWENLSFESLAGKENCRTADGLKGLGSSGLDSGNDRLNATPCAPSGPEPLVSQLAELADGSFIELNSKDPSEDLLELPQATLAEPIQDLGTTPEKTQVMAGDLLPSHDLPVNSWDSGGLGCSPAVSGDFSAETEVQTHLPLASPAKLDSGDVACAPVVAKDMDPSPAVAQELSETELDNQDLRNPELPLQNLSGGELEFQDTGSALERVVGRDLPPSLDLPVNDLDAADLGCSPAADGAFPAATEAQTHLPQTSPTELDTEDVACAPVVAKDMDPSPAVAQEISRTELDNQGLRNPELPLQDLSGGELGIQDSGSSPETSQVVGRDVPPSPHLPGNELGAVDLDHSPAANGDFSAAPEALIHLPQAALSEEVQDTVSGLEKSQVMGRALPPSPDIPENILDAADMGCSAVADVDFSIVTFLKCSTVKRQSLKEPGGRNKKRGTASFVEQNSVEVMDRVEEFECRPFQVHVSRIVSSGRLKNGKVGATL from the coding sequence ATGGAAGTTCTGGAGGGCCGCCAGCGTACTGCTTCCGTGAGCATTCCCAATGGATTTGCCAACAGGATTTTCCAAGGGAGCATGGAGGGAGGGAGCACTGATGCCTTGGAGGCCTGTGGTGCTGAGCACTGCGCCTCCGGTGATGCAAACCCCGGTGAGCAGGAGGAAACACACAGGTATAAGAAAACAACCAAGGGCAGCCGGATCTGGAATTTCGTCAGACGAAGGAAAGGACTCTCTACGAATAAAGACAGACCCCAGTCCATGATTCTGCTGGGAGTTGCCTCTGAGGTCTCAGAATTAAAAAAGCCATCCTTCATGGACAGGGTACGCTCGTCAAAAAAGGGAAGATCCTCCAGGACGCCCAAGAACGTGGATTTGAGAGCACCCAGAGGGCAGGATGTGTGTGACCCTGAGGAGGAGCTTCACTGCAGTGGGCAGAGAGCTGTCTACAGGGTGAAGAAGCTGGGGGACGGCCGGAGACCCTCCCGCCACTCCTACGCCGGCTACATCGAGGACTTGGACTCTTCTTTTGAGGACATAGAGCTGAACATCAGCATTCCTGAACTCGATGCCACTGAAAGTAAATGTCTCAGGGATATCAGTGGCAGATTACACGGTGAGGATAATGATGGACCAGCCAGGAAGAGCGAGTCTTTGAATTTTGAGCACGTTAAGAGTCCTGCAATTACAGAAGGGGACAATCAAAAGAGGtgtgctgtgctcccacaggagagcaggagaggaaggagctcTGATGTCTGGAGCTATCTGAAAGGAATTTCATTAGCTAGCAAAGATAATTCAAAGCTCCCAGATCAAAGGGCTGAAACCAATTTCCAGAGTGTAGAAAATACAACGGATCATTCCGCTTCTTACTTGGACTTTGATACGAGATGTGAGGAGAATCTCAGCCAGCGAAAAAAACCAAACGGTGCCGCCAAAGCCACTCACTTTGGGGGCGTAGTGAGGTTCCTGAGCAGCGTGGCCGAGGCGGCTCGGCGGCTGCGGGGCTCCTCGAGGGCGTTCTCCCCCGACGAGAAGAGGCCTCAGCGCAGTTTCCGGGGCCGCAGGCAGGATGTTGCCTCCCCCAAGGAGGGTTTGGTCATCGAGAACGAGAGCGCCAAGGCCTTTTGCACGGTGGGAGCCTGTCTGCAGTCCCCGGATTCCGGCACCTGGGAGAACCTGAGCTTTGAGAGTTTAGCGGGGAAGGAGAACTGCAGAACCGCGGATGGGCTGAAAGGCCTTGGTTCCTCTGGTCTGGACAGTGGGAATGACAGGCTGAATGCAACCCCGTGTGCTCCCTCTGGGCCAGAACCACTCGTgtcccagctggcagagctggcagatggATCTTTCATTGAGCTGAACAGCAAGGATCCCTCTGAGGATCTGCTTGAACTTCCACAGGCGACTCTGGCTGAACCAATTCAGGACTTGGGCACGACTCCAGAGAAGACCCAGGTCATGGCCGGGGACCTGCTGCCTTCCCATGATCTTCCTGTGAATAGCTGGGATTCTGGGGGCCTGGGCTGTTCTCCAGCTGTCAGTGGGGACTTTTCTGCAGAAACTGAAGTGCAGACCCACCTCCCACTGGCATCGCCAGCTAAACTTGATTCTGGGGACGTGGCTTGTGCCCCAGTGGTTGCTAAAGACATGGATCCATCTCCAGCAGTTGCTCAGGAGCTTTCAGAGACAGAACTGGATAATCAGGACTTGAGAAATCCTGAGCTGCCTTTGCAAAACTTGTCTGGAGGTGAGCTGGAGTTTCAAGACActggcagtgccctggagaGGGTCGTGGGCAGGGACCTGCCACCTTCCCTTGATCTTCCCGTCAATGATCTGGATGCTGCAGATCTGGgctgttctccagctgctgaTGGTGCCTTTCCTGCAGCCACTGAGGCTCAGACCCACCTCCCACAGACATCACCGACTGAACTTGATACCGAGGACGTGGCTTGTGCCCCAGTGGTTGCTAAAGACATGGATCCAtctccagctgtggctcaggAAATTTCAAGGACAGAACTGGATAATCAGGGCTTGAGAAATCCTGAGCTGCCTTTGCAAGACTTGTCGGGAGGTGAGCTGGGGATTCAGGACTCAGGCAGTTCTCCAGAGACATCACAGGTTgtgggcagggatgtgccaccttctcctcatcttcctgggaatgagctgggtgctgtggaCTTGGACCATTCCCCAGCTGCCAATGGTGACTTCTCTGCAGCACCTGAGGCTCTGAtccaccttccccaggcagctctgagtgAGGAGGTCCAGGACACTGTCAGTGGTCTGGAGAAGAGTCAGGTCATGGGCAGGGCCCTGCCACCTTCTCCTGACATTCCCGAGAACATTCTGGATGCTGCGGACATGGGATGTTCCGCAGTTGCCGACGTGGACTTTTCCATAGTGACTTTTTTAAAGTGTTCCACAGTGAAAAGGCAGAGTTTGAAAGAGCCTGGTGGCCGCAATAAAAAGCGGGGAACCGCTTCATTTGTGGAACAAAACTCTGTGGAGGTCATGGACAGAGTGGAAGAGTTTGAGTGCAGACCCTTCCAAGTGCACGTCTCAAGGATCGTCTCTTCCGGACGCCTCAAAAATGGAAAGGTAGGAGCAACTTTGTAA